One Prodigiosinella aquatilis DNA window includes the following coding sequences:
- the rbsD gene encoding D-ribose pyranase: protein MKKGALLNSEVSSVISRLGHTDQIVIGDAGLPIPEITTRIDLALTHNVPTFLQILEVVTTEMQVEAAILAEEIIEKNPQLHDALLNHLKQLELHQGNLISLHYISHEDFKKQSGKSRAIIRSGECSPYANVILCAGVTF, encoded by the coding sequence ATGAAAAAAGGTGCGTTGCTAAATTCCGAAGTTTCTTCTGTGATTTCCCGGCTTGGGCATACCGATCAAATTGTGATTGGGGACGCGGGTTTACCCATTCCGGAAATAACGACCCGTATCGATCTGGCATTAACCCACAATGTACCTACTTTTTTGCAGATACTTGAAGTGGTAACAACAGAGATGCAGGTTGAGGCAGCCATTCTGGCCGAAGAAATTATCGAGAAAAATCCACAACTCCATGACGCATTGCTTAATCATTTAAAACAACTTGAGCTACACCAGGGAAACTTAATTTCATTGCATTACATAAGCCATGAAGATTTTAAAAAACAAAGTGGAAAAAGCCGGGCTATCATTCGCAGCGGAGAGTGCTCTCCCTATGCGAATGTGATCCTTTGTGCTGGCGTAACGTTCTGA
- the rbsA gene encoding ribose ABC transporter ATP-binding protein RbsA, which translates to MEPLLQLQGITKTFPGVKALSGAALNVYPGKVMALVGENGAGKSTMMKVLTGIYRKDAGSIHFLGKEVDFSGPKASQEAGIGIIHQELNLIPQLTIAENIFLGREFTNRFGRIDWAQMYAEANKLLQRLNLRYDSRRLVGDLSIGEQQMVEIAKVLSFESKVIIMDEPTDALTDTETASLFKVIKELQSHGCGIVYISHRLKEIFEICDDVTVFRDGQFIGESPVNDLQEDALIEMMVGRKLEDQYPRLDQAPGDVRLQVTELSGPGAKNVSFSLRKGEILGVAGLMGAGRTELMKILYGALPRTHGSVFLDGREIITHSPQDGLVNGIVYISEDRKRDGLVLGMSVKENMSLTALRYFSRKGGSLKHAEEQQAVSDFIRMFNIRTPTMEQTIGLLSGGNQQKVAIARGLMTRPKILILDEPTRGVDVGAKKEIYQLINQFKQEGLSIILVSSEMPEILGISDRIIVMHEGCLSGEFPIEQATQETLMAAAVGKQYGAKQE; encoded by the coding sequence ATGGAACCTTTACTGCAATTGCAAGGCATCACCAAAACCTTCCCCGGTGTGAAGGCACTCTCAGGCGCAGCCCTGAATGTCTATCCCGGTAAAGTAATGGCGTTGGTGGGAGAAAATGGCGCCGGTAAGTCCACCATGATGAAAGTACTGACCGGTATCTATCGTAAAGATGCGGGTAGTATTCATTTTCTGGGCAAGGAGGTGGATTTCAGCGGCCCTAAAGCATCTCAGGAAGCGGGTATAGGGATTATTCATCAGGAGTTAAACCTGATTCCTCAACTGACGATTGCAGAAAATATTTTTTTGGGTCGTGAATTTACTAATCGTTTTGGTCGTATCGACTGGGCGCAGATGTACGCTGAGGCAAATAAACTGCTTCAGCGTCTTAATCTGCGTTATGACAGCCGTCGTCTGGTGGGAGATCTCTCCATTGGTGAGCAACAAATGGTGGAGATTGCCAAGGTATTAAGCTTCGAATCCAAAGTCATCATTATGGATGAACCGACCGATGCGTTGACGGATACTGAAACGGCCTCGCTGTTCAAAGTGATTAAAGAGCTTCAGTCCCATGGTTGCGGCATTGTTTACATCTCTCATCGCCTGAAAGAAATCTTTGAAATCTGCGACGACGTCACGGTATTCCGTGACGGTCAGTTTATCGGGGAGAGCCCGGTCAATGATTTACAGGAAGACGCTCTTATCGAAATGATGGTGGGCCGCAAGTTGGAAGATCAATATCCTCGGCTTGATCAGGCACCCGGTGACGTGCGCTTGCAGGTGACTGAGCTTTCTGGTCCCGGCGCAAAAAATGTAAGCTTTTCGCTGCGTAAAGGTGAAATTCTTGGTGTAGCGGGATTGATGGGTGCCGGCCGTACCGAGTTGATGAAAATTCTTTATGGCGCATTACCCCGTACCCACGGTTCTGTGTTCCTTGATGGGCGTGAAATTATTACCCATTCGCCACAAGATGGGTTGGTAAATGGGATCGTCTACATTTCTGAAGACCGCAAACGTGATGGTTTGGTGTTAGGCATGTCGGTGAAAGAGAATATGTCGTTGACGGCATTACGTTACTTTAGCCGAAAAGGTGGTTCACTCAAGCATGCCGAGGAACAACAGGCGGTCAGTGATTTTATCCGGATGTTCAATATTCGTACGCCGACAATGGAGCAGACTATCGGTCTGTTGTCCGGTGGTAACCAGCAGAAGGTCGCCATTGCCCGTGGTTTGATGACGCGACCGAAAATCTTGATCCTTGATGAACCAACCCGCGGTGTGGATGTTGGGGCAAAGAAGGAGATCTATCAGCTAATCAATCAATTCAAACAAGAAGGGCTGAGTATCATTCTGGTGTCATCGGAAATGCCTGAAATTTTAGGTATTAGCGATCGCATTATTGTTATGCATGAAGGCTGCCTGAGCGGTGAATTCCCGATTGAGCAAGCTACCCAGGAAACGCTGATGGCTGCGGCTGTTGGTAAGCAATACGGCGCAAAGCAGGAGTAA
- the rbsC gene encoding ribose ABC transporter permease, whose protein sequence is MNSQSVTAKRWFSKEWLLEQKSLIALLILIAVVSSMSPNFFTLNNLFNILQQTSVNAIMAVGMTLVILTSGIDLSVGSLLALTGAVAASIVGMEINALVAIFSALALGAVIGAGTGVIVAKGRVQAFIATLVMMMLLRGVTMVYTSGSPINTGFSAQADALGWFGIGRPLGVPTPIWIMAVVFLAAWYMLHHTRIGRYIYALGGNEAATRLSGISVDKVKIVVYSLCGLLSALAGIIEVARLSSAQPTAGTGYELDAIAAVVLGGTSLSGGKGRVFGTLIGALILGFLNNGLNLLGVSSYYQMIVKAVVILLAVLVDNKSSK, encoded by the coding sequence ATGAATTCCCAATCTGTTACAGCAAAACGCTGGTTCAGCAAAGAGTGGCTGCTGGAACAAAAATCGTTGATTGCCCTGTTGATTCTTATCGCTGTGGTTTCTTCGATGAGTCCCAATTTTTTTACGCTGAATAATCTGTTCAATATTCTGCAGCAAACTTCTGTTAACGCCATCATGGCTGTGGGAATGACGCTGGTTATCCTGACATCGGGTATTGATCTTTCCGTCGGTTCGCTATTGGCGCTGACTGGCGCTGTTGCCGCTTCAATTGTCGGGATGGAAATCAATGCACTGGTTGCTATATTCAGTGCGTTGGCACTCGGGGCAGTGATTGGTGCCGGTACTGGTGTTATTGTCGCCAAAGGTCGGGTTCAGGCGTTTATCGCTACGCTGGTGATGATGATGCTGCTGCGTGGTGTCACCATGGTGTATACCAGTGGAAGTCCTATTAATACCGGTTTTTCTGCACAAGCAGATGCGTTAGGCTGGTTTGGCATCGGACGTCCTTTAGGTGTACCTACGCCAATCTGGATTATGGCGGTGGTATTCCTTGCTGCCTGGTACATGCTGCACCATACCCGCATTGGGCGTTATATCTATGCGTTGGGTGGTAATGAAGCGGCGACCCGTCTTTCAGGGATCAGTGTCGACAAGGTTAAAATTGTCGTCTATTCATTGTGCGGTCTGTTATCGGCGCTGGCGGGTATCATCGAAGTTGCTCGTTTGTCTTCGGCTCAGCCAACGGCAGGGACGGGTTATGAGCTGGACGCCATTGCGGCGGTTGTGCTGGGTGGTACCAGTTTGTCTGGTGGTAAAGGGCGTGTCTTTGGAACGTTAATTGGTGCCCTGATTTTAGGGTTTTTGAATAACGGACTAAATCTATTAGGTGTTTCTTCTTACTATCAGATGATCGTCAAGGCAGTCGTTATTTTGCTGGCGGTTTTGGTAGATAACAAAAGCAGTAAATAA
- the rbsB gene encoding ribose ABC transporter substrate-binding protein RbsB, producing the protein MNLKKLATLVSAIALSATVSTNAMAKDTIALVISTLNNPFFVSLKDGAQKEADKLGYNLVVLDSQNNPAKELANVQDLTVRGTKVLLINPTDSDAVGNAVKMANKAKIPVITLDRVAASGEVVSHVASDNTFGGKIAGDFIARKLGEGAKVIQLEGLAGTSAARERGAGFMKSAEKNKFVILASQPADFDRTKGLNVMQNLLTAHPNVQAVFAQNDEMALGAIRALQIAGKNGVMVVGFDGTADGIKAVESGKMAATVAQRPDQIGVIGVETADRVLKGEKVQAIIPVDLKLVTK; encoded by the coding sequence ATGAATTTAAAGAAGCTTGCTACTCTAGTTTCCGCTATTGCTCTGAGTGCTACGGTCAGTACCAACGCTATGGCAAAGGATACTATTGCCCTGGTGATTTCTACGTTAAATAACCCTTTCTTTGTTTCATTGAAAGACGGAGCGCAAAAAGAAGCGGATAAACTGGGTTATAACCTGGTTGTACTGGACTCTCAAAACAATCCAGCTAAAGAACTGGCCAACGTGCAGGATTTAACCGTGCGTGGTACCAAAGTGTTACTGATCAACCCGACTGATTCTGACGCCGTGGGCAACGCCGTTAAAATGGCTAATAAGGCCAAGATTCCAGTGATAACGCTAGACCGTGTTGCTGCCAGTGGTGAAGTCGTGAGTCATGTCGCTTCTGATAACACATTCGGCGGTAAAATTGCTGGCGATTTTATCGCTAGAAAACTGGGCGAAGGTGCCAAAGTTATTCAACTGGAAGGTCTTGCCGGGACTTCTGCCGCACGTGAACGTGGTGCTGGCTTTATGAAATCAGCCGAGAAAAACAAGTTTGTCATTCTGGCCAGCCAGCCAGCTGACTTCGATCGTACCAAAGGTCTGAATGTAATGCAGAACTTGCTGACGGCGCATCCTAATGTACAAGCTGTATTCGCTCAGAATGACGAAATGGCATTGGGTGCAATTCGTGCGTTGCAGATTGCGGGTAAAAATGGCGTCATGGTTGTTGGCTTTGACGGTACGGCAGACGGCATTAAAGCGGTTGAAAGTGGCAAAATGGCAGCGACTGTAGCTCAACGTCCGGATCAGATCGGCGTGATCGGTGTTGAAACTGCGGATAGAGTGCTGAAAGGCGAAAAAGTACAGGCCATCATTCCTGTTGATCTGAAATTGGTTACCAAATAA
- the rbsK gene encoding ribokinase, translating into MKSGKLVVLGSINADHILNLEQFPRPGETVIGKQYGVAFGGKGANQAVAAGRSGAVISFIACVGDDDIGTRVRQQLVSDNIDVSAVEKISGETTGVALIFVNGEAENMIGIHAGANAAVTPAYLKLYQQKIIDASALLMQLESPLETVTAAARLAHEQGTQVILNPAPACHLPDELLSLVDMITPNETEAQILTGVAVETEEDAQRAAQVLHGKGIKTVLITLGSRGVWLSEQGQGQRIPGFRVKAVDTIAAGDTFNGALVTALLEKQPMATAVRFAHAAAAIAVTRYGAQPSVPWREEIDAFLQAQG; encoded by the coding sequence ATGAAATCAGGCAAGCTGGTAGTATTGGGCAGTATCAATGCGGACCATATTCTGAATCTCGAGCAGTTTCCCCGGCCGGGTGAAACGGTGATCGGTAAGCAATATGGTGTGGCATTTGGTGGTAAAGGTGCCAATCAGGCTGTAGCTGCCGGACGTAGTGGAGCAGTTATTTCTTTTATCGCCTGCGTGGGTGATGATGATATTGGTACTCGCGTTCGTCAGCAGCTTGTCAGCGACAATATTGATGTTTCTGCTGTAGAAAAGATATCCGGAGAGACGACAGGTGTCGCGCTGATTTTCGTTAATGGCGAAGCTGAGAATATGATCGGTATTCATGCCGGAGCCAACGCTGCCGTCACACCAGCGTACCTCAAGTTGTATCAGCAAAAAATCATTGATGCATCGGCGTTGTTAATGCAGTTGGAATCTCCGTTGGAAACTGTTACTGCCGCTGCCAGGCTGGCACATGAACAGGGAACGCAGGTTATTCTTAACCCTGCACCTGCTTGTCATCTTCCAGACGAGTTGTTATCGCTGGTGGATATGATTACGCCTAATGAAACTGAAGCGCAGATCCTGACTGGTGTTGCTGTTGAAACGGAAGAAGACGCTCAGCGAGCTGCCCAGGTATTGCACGGTAAAGGTATTAAAACGGTACTGATCACATTAGGAAGTCGTGGCGTCTGGTTGAGTGAACAGGGGCAGGGACAACGTATTCCTGGTTTCCGCGTGAAAGCGGTTGATACTATCGCCGCTGGTGATACGTTCAACGGTGCGTTAGTGACTGCGTTACTGGAAAAACAGCCTATGGCGACCGCGGTGAGGTTTGCTCATGCTGCTGCCGCTATTGCCGTGACACGTTATGGCGCGCAACCCTCAGTACCATGGCGTGAAGAGATCGATGCTTTCTTGCAAGCACAGGGGTGA
- the rbsR gene encoding ribose operon transcriptional repressor RbsR, with protein sequence MKDVARLAGVSTSTVSHVINNNRFVSDAIRNKVMNVVDQLNYAPSAVARSLKINQTRTIGMLLTASSNPFYAEVVRGVERCCYERGYSLILCNTEGDHDRMSRSLETLLQKRVDGLLLMCTESYMPSPDILRRYPSIPTVMMDWAPFEGSSDVIKDNSLQGGEMATNYLISQGYQKIACIAGPQDKTTAYNRLVGYRNAMNQAGLSVFDDYVMVGDFEFETGFRAMQQLLLLKDRPDAVFTSNDAMAVGVYHALYQAGLSVPDDMSVVGYDDIELARYMSPPLTTIHQPKDELGELAIDTLLHRLEHPDTEPNVLVLTPELIVRESVGKR encoded by the coding sequence ATGAAAGATGTTGCCCGTCTCGCCGGGGTCTCGACTTCAACCGTTTCCCACGTTATCAATAACAATCGCTTTGTCAGCGATGCAATTCGTAACAAAGTGATGAATGTGGTCGATCAGTTGAATTATGCGCCGTCGGCGGTGGCTCGCAGTCTTAAGATCAATCAGACCAGAACTATTGGAATGTTACTCACCGCCAGTAGCAACCCGTTTTATGCTGAAGTAGTGCGTGGCGTAGAGCGTTGTTGTTATGAACGCGGATATAGTCTGATTCTATGTAATACCGAAGGTGATCATGACCGCATGAGCCGCAGTTTAGAAACATTGCTGCAAAAGCGGGTCGATGGATTACTGCTTATGTGCACTGAAAGTTATATGCCGTCACCGGACATTCTTCGCCGCTACCCGTCAATACCTACTGTGATGATGGACTGGGCACCTTTTGAAGGGAGCAGTGACGTCATTAAGGACAACTCTCTACAGGGTGGAGAGATGGCAACAAACTATCTTATTTCGCAAGGCTACCAGAAAATAGCCTGTATTGCCGGGCCACAAGATAAGACAACCGCCTATAACCGACTTGTGGGGTATCGCAATGCGATGAATCAGGCTGGATTATCCGTTTTTGATGACTATGTGATGGTTGGTGATTTTGAGTTCGAAACTGGCTTTCGCGCTATGCAGCAACTGCTGCTGTTAAAAGATCGACCTGATGCCGTATTTACCAGTAATGATGCAATGGCTGTTGGTGTTTACCATGCTTTGTATCAGGCGGGGCTCTCTGTTCCTGATGATATGTCTGTCGTAGGTTATGATGATATTGAGCTGGCCCGTTATATGTCACCGCCTTTGACGACGATTCATCAGCCAAAGGATGAGCTGGGTGAACTGGCGATAGATACGCTACTACATCGGTTGGAACATCCTGATACTGAGCCGAATGTCCTGGTTCTTACACCAGAATTGATAGTTCGGGAATCCGTTGGTAAACGGTAA